The genome window ATGCGGCCGCCGTCCTGCAGACGGTTTACCGGCGGTGAGCCGGACAACGAAAAGATCGGAGCGAGCCATGAGCGCAGGAAGCATCCTGGGGACAATCAAACGCGGGGCTCTCGGCGCAATGACGGCCGGGCTCGTCTGGTGCGGGAGCGCAGCCGCCGCCGACATTGCGAATGTGCCGCTATTTCTGACCCAGTCGGTGGAGCCCAACATCCTCTTCATCATCGACGATTCCGGGTCGATGCATCTGGAGATCGGGTCGCTGATCGAGGAAGGCACCGGAAACGATAATCGAGATAAGGAAAGGCGTGTGTTTCCCCGCCGGGAGGGCCCCGGTGGAAATACAGCATTGCACAACGCAACGCCGACCTTCGAAGACGACAACCGCTGGAACTACCGACTGCGCTCCGCCGCGCATAACCCCCTTTTCTACGATCCTGCGGTCGAGTACAGGCCATGGGTGGATTGGCAGGGCAACGAGCTTGATCCAGCGGATCCCGAAAACGTCCCCATCGATCCAGACCGCCCCAACGATGATGTCCGCGATCTCACCGAGCAGCTGAGCGAATGGACCAACTGGCACGACGACGATCAGGACGTCGACGAGGAAACACGTTCGTACTGGCCGATCACCTATTTCATCTACAACGGCGGCGATATCAACGATCGCGACAACTACACGCGTATCGAGATCCGCGGCGATGATCTGTACATCGACGGCGACGAACGCGACGACGACGAGCTGCCCAGCGGGCGCAGCATCGAGGATGAAATTCAGAACTTCGCGAACTGGTACACCTACTACCGCAATCGCAAGAACACCGCCAGGGCTGGCATCGGTCGTGCGTTCCTAGATCTGCCCGACGACATTCGCGTCGGCTTTGGCCGCATCAACTCGAGTAACCAGACCGTAGACAGTGAGGGAGGGACGGACGCGGTTATCAAGGGTGTTCGGGCCTTCGATGCAACCGCTCGCGCAGATTTCTACGACGATCTCTACGGCACGAGCTTTGGCGGCGGAACCCCGCTGCGAAGGGCGCTCAAGGGCGCCGGCGAATACTACGAGCGTAGAGATAAGCGCGGCCCCTGGAGCTCCACGCCGGGCGTATCCAGCGACCCGGATACCCAGTTGGAATGCCGGCGCAGCTACACCATGCTGATGACCGACGGCGAATGGGGCGGAGGCAGCCCCAGCGTCGGTAACGTAGATGGCGAGAACGGACCTGAGATAACGGATGGTGAACGCACCTACCAGTACACCCCACAGCCGCCATTCGAGGACGACAGCTCGGACATGCTGGCGGACGTGGCCATGGAGTACTGGAACCGCGATCTGCGTGACGATCTCCCGAACAAGGTGCCGACCAGCGAGACCAACCCGGCCTTCTGGCAGCACATGGTCACCTTCACCATCGGCTTCGGCGTCAGTGGCGATCTGGATCCGGAGACCGACCTGGAGGCACTGGCCAGCGGTGATCTAGACTGGACCGACCACCGCGTTGATGATCTCTGGCACGCGGCGATCAACGGGCGGGGCGATTACCTGAATGCGACCCGACCCGACGAGTTCACCGAGGGCGTCACGAAGGTGCTAGAGGACATCATTCTCCGGGAGCGCGGCTCCTCATCCTCGATTGCCACCAACTCGACACGGCTGGCCAACGATTCCGAGATCTACCAGGCCCGCTTCGATTCGTCGGACTGGACCGGCGAGCTGATCGCCTTCGGGCTCAACAGCGACGGCAGCGTCGGCGACGCCAAGTGGAACGCCGCCACCCAGCTGGAGGCAAAGGGGCCGGACAGCCGCAATATCATCACGAGCAAGCCTGACGGTACTGCCGTAGCGTTCGAGTATGCGCAGCTTGCAGCCGAGCAACAGACGGAGCTGGGCAGTGCCGCTGTCCTGAACTGGCTCCGCGGCCACCGCAGCGACGGTGACGGCTTCCGCAACACCGGGATACTGGGCGACATCGTCAATTCGGATCCGGCATTCTCCGGCAACGCTGACTTCGGTTTCCGGCAGTTGGGCAACGACACACAGAGCTCAAGCTACGCCACCTATCTGAGCAACCGGGATGTGTATCCGACCGTCTACGTCGGCGCCAACGACGGCATGCTGCACGCCTTCAATGCCGATACGGGCGAGGAGCGTTTCGCTTACGTCCCTGCGTCGATCTACGACCACCTCGCCGAGCTGCCCCAGACCGGTTACCAGCACCGCTACTATGTCGACGGGTCGCCCAAGGTCTTCGACGCCTACGTCGACTCGCAGTGGCGCACGATCCTTATCGGCACGACCGGGGCCGGCGGCCGCGGCATCTTCGCACTGGACGTCACCGACCCGACCACTTTCACCGCGAGCAACGTGCTCTTCGATCTCAGCGACGATGACAGTGACCTCGCGGATCTCGGGGCGACGATTCCGAAGGCGACCGTCGCGCGCCTGAACGATGGACATTTCTGGGCTATCTTCGGTAACGGCTACGGCAGTGACGACGGTAAGGCCGTGCTGTACATGCGCAATCTCACGACCGATGCGGTGGAGGTTCTCGATACCGAGACGGGCGATAGCGGCAATCCCAATGGGCTGTCGTCACCGATTCCCGTCGATGTCGACGGCGACCGCGTCGCCGATCGCATCTACGCCGGCGATCTGCAAGGCAATCTCTGGCGCTTCGACGTCGACGGCAATCAGAACCAATGGGGCTTCATCAATGCCTTCAAGCAGGGCAGCACCCCGAAGCCGCTCTTCACTGCACGCGACACCGATGACAACGTGCAGCCCATCACCGCGCGCCCCGAAGTGGGCCGCCATCCGGACGGCGGCGTAATGGTTTACTTCGGCACCGGCACCTACTTCCGCGATGGAGACAACACGGTTTCGGGAAGCGATCCTCGCCACAGTTTCTACGGCATCCGCGACCAGGATGCCCAGGTTGCCGGCCGCAGCGCCCTGCTGATGCAGGAGATCACCTTCGAAGGCACGGCAAACTTCAGCGGTGGCGGCGATGACGGAATGGGCACCAATCAGGCAAAGGTGCGCGCGGTCTCCGGATACGAAGACGCCAGCAAGACGGGCGGCTTCTACCTGGACCTGATCTCGCCCCACGGCTTCGAGGGCGAGCGCGTCGTCGCCGGCGCACAGCTGCGCTTCGGCCGCATCGTCTTCACGACATTGATTCCGTCCACGGACCCCTGCTCCTTCGGCGGCAGCTCCTGGCTGATGGAGCTCGACGCCTTCGACGGCGGCAGCTACGGCGAATCCATCTTCGATCTGAACGAGGACGACAATTTCGACGAGAGCGACTATGTCGAGGTCGACGAAAACAACGAGACAGTTATGAAGCCCGTCAGTGGCCTGGCTTCGGAAGTCGGCATCGTCAACAAGCCCTCGATCATCACGGCCGGCGAAGTCGAGTACAAGTACACCTCCGGCTCCAGCGGCGAGGTCGGCGTAGTCAAGGAGATCAGCGGCAGCGATCTTCTGGGTCGGCAATCCTGGCGCGAGCTACGGTAGGCCGTGATGGTGAACTCTGCCCGCAACCGCGGCTTCACGCTCGTCGAGATGCTGATCGTGATCTCGATCATCTCGATCCTGGCGGCCATCGCCTACCCGAGCTACCGCAGCCAGGTGCTGAAGACGCAGCGGACCGAGGCCAAGACGGCCCTGGCCGACACGGCACAGCGTCTGGAACGCTGCTACACGCAGTTCAACGTCTACAACGACACGGACGATTGCACGATCGCGAGCACGCTCAGCCCTGCGGGTACAGGATCTTTCGACACCGAGGAAGGGCACTACACCATCACTGCCACCGCCCTGGGCGCGTCGTCCTTCACGCTGCGAGCAGCGCGCAAGGACGGCGATGACTCGCGCTGCGGCAACTTCGTGCTGAATCACCTCGGGCAGCGGGGCTCGCTAGGAACGATCGGCAGCGACGCTAACGACTGCTGGTAGCGGCCGCCTTCGTCTCGCCCTGAAGGGCTGCGGCCAGGCGCGCCGCCGATGCCGGTGCCATCGCAAGGCCGTTGCGGAAGTGGCCCGTGTTCCACCACAGCCCCCGCCGCGTGGCGTCGGGGCCGACGACCGGCACGCCACCAGCGATACCCGGGCGCAGTCCGGCCCACTGACGCAGGATTTCGGCGTCGGCGAGGGCCTCACCCAGCGGCGCCGCCGCTGCCAGCAGCGCGGTGCGCGCCTGCGTCGTGATGGCGCGGTCGAAGCCGCAACGCTCCACGGTCGCGCCGAGCAGACAGAGTCCATCCGCGCGCACCACGACGTAGCCTTCCGGCAGCAGCCAGACGCCGGGCGGCAGACGTCGCCGCGGCCGCAACAGCAGCATCTGTCCGCGCACAGGTTCCACCCGCGGCGCACCGGCACAGATCTCCGGGCTCCAGGCTCCGGCCGCGACGACAACCGTGCCGGCGAGCAGTCGCTCTTCGCTGCCCTGCCCGTCCTGCGACTTCGCCCGTACGCCCTGTACCCGGTCGCCCTCCTGCAGCAATCCGGTCACCACGCACCGTGTCCGGAAGACGACCCCACGCTGTTCCAGCACCCGCAGCAAAGCCTTCAGCAGCCGCGGGTTGCGGATCTGTGTCACCCAGGGCATGCGCAGCCATTCCCGGTCGCCCTCGGCTTCATCGGCGCAGAGCAAACCCTCCGCGCGGTGCCACTCGCGCGCACGTGCCATGTCGCGCGGATCGTGCAGGCGCGCGCCGCAGAAAAGCAGCTCGGCGTCGATGCCGCTTGCGACGCGCAACTCCTCGACCAGGGCGGGATAGCGCGCGAGGCTGTCACGGCACAGTTCCCAGACGGCCTCCGGATAGCGCCATGGCCGCAGTGGCGCGAGAATGCCGGCGCCCGCCCAGGAGGACTCGCTGCCCGGCTCGCCGCGCTCGACGATGGTGACCCGCCAGCCGGCCCGCGCCAGCTCCAGCGCCGTGCACATGCCGATGACGCCGGCGCCGACGACGATGACGTCGCTCGCGGACGGACTCATTGGCGGCACAGGGCTAGAAAGGCACTCGCGGGACGCGCGAGGCGCAACTATCCGCTGCTGCGCAGCGCGGCGCTGCGCTCCTCAATGGCGCGCGCCAGATTGCGCGGCATCGAGAAGACGACATGCTCTTCGACGCCGGCTTCCTCACTGACGGTTTCGCCACCCAGCGCACGCAGACGCTCGACCACCTGCTGCACGAGCACCTCGGGCGCCGATGCGCCTGCGGTGACACCGACCACCGCGACATTGCGGAACCAGTCCTCAGAAATATCGTCCGGCCCGTCAATGAGATAGGCACAGCTGCCGCAATCAGCCGCCAATTCGCTCAGACGGTTGGAGTTGGAGCTGTTGCTGGAGCCGACAACGAGCACGAGATCGCAGCGCCCGGCCAGTTCGCGCACGGCGTCCTGGCGGTTCTGCGTGGCATAGCAGATGTCGTCCTTGCGCGGTCCGGAAATCTGCGGGAAGCGCGCGCGCAACGCATCGATGATGCGCGCGGTATCGTCCATCGACAGCGTCGTCTGCGTCACGAAGGCGAGCCGATCCGGCTTGCGGATATCGAGCTGCGCGACATCGTCGGGTTTCTCGACCAGCATGATGCGGCCGCCGAAGCTCTCGTCGAACTGACCCATGGTGCCTTCGACCTCCGGATGGCCGGCGTGACCGATGAGGATCACTTCTCTTCCCTCGCGGGCGTATCCGGTGACCTCGATATGCACCTTGGTCACCAGCGGGCAGGTAGCGTCGAAGACCGTCAGATCGCGCGCCTCGGCCGCCCGGCGCACAGCCTGGGAGACGCCGTGCGCGGAAAATATGCAGAGTGCACCGTCGGGAATCTCGTCGACCTCCTCGACGAAGACCGCGCCCTTGGCGCGCAGGTCGTCGACGACGAAGCGGTTGTGCACGACTTCGTGCCGGACGTAGATGGGCCCGCCGAAGGCGGCGAGCGCCCGCTCCACGATTTCGATGGCGCGATCGACGCCGGCACAGAAGCCGCGCGGATTGGCCAGCAGTATCTTCAAGATGTGCTCCCGGCGGCGCGCGAGCGCCGCCAGTCCAGAATGGCGTCCAAAATCATCAGACCGGCCCCGATGGTAATCGCCGTATCCGCCACATTGAAAGCCGGGAAATGCCATCCCGCCCAGTGGAAGTCGAGGAAATCGACGACGTAGCCGCGCAGCGCGCGGTCGATGGCATTGCCGATGGCCCCGGCCAGGATCAGGCAGAGCGCCACCGCCACCAGCGGCTGGTCCGAGGGATGCCGGCGCAGCCAGATCAGGATGCCCACCGACACCGCCAGCGCCAGACCGACGAAGAAGAGCTGCGGGCTGTCGCTGAACATCGAGAAGGCCACGCCGGTGTTGCGCCGATGCACGATATTGAAGACGGGAAGCACCGCGACCGATTCGTACAAGTCGAACTGACGGTGGATGAGCTGCTTGCTGATCTGGTCGAGCAGAATCAGCGCCGCCGACAGCCATAGCCAATGCGCGTTGCGGATACGCATCAGATCACCCGCCGGTGCTCGCCGGCGCCATCGACGTTGGCAACGCAGCGCCCGCACAGGCCGGGGTGCGCCGTTGTGGCACCGACGTCGGCGCGGCGATGCCAGCAGCGCTGACACTTTTCCGCTTCGCTGCGCACGACCCGCACGCCCAGCGTGCCGCCACCTTCCAGTGAGTGCGTTTGCATCTCAGGCTCTCGGCCGTCAACAACCACGACATCCGAAGTCAGCAGCCAGAAACGCAACTCCTCGCCCAGCGCGTCCATCGCCGTAATCAGGGCCGGGCTATCGGTCCAGAGCCGCAGCTCGGCGTCGAGGTCGCCCTTGATGGCGCCGGCGGTACGGGCTTCCTCGAGCTGCTTCTTGGCGGAAGCGCGAAGCGCGCGCAGCGCCACCCAATCGATGCTCGCCGCCGGCGCCTCCGGGAAGCACCACCAGCTCTGCGCGAAGACGGTGGCATCGCGACTGCCCGGCAGGGCCTCCCAGGCTTCTTCGGCGGTGAAGGAAAGAATCGGCGCGATCCAGCGCACCAGCGCTTCGCCGATGTGCCAGAGCGCGGTCTGCGCCGAGCGCCGCGCTGTCGAGTCCGCACCTGTGGTGTAGAGCCGGTCCTTGAGCACATCCAGGTAACGGCCGCCGAGGTCGACAACGCAGTAGTTGTGCAACCGCTGATAAACGCTGTGCAGCTCGCGCGCGCCATAGGCACGCCGTAGCGCGCCCTGCAAGGCCTCGGCCTCGCGCAGGGCCTCGGCATCGCCGGGCAGCATGGCTTCCGGCGCCAGCGCGTCGCGCGCAGGGTCGAAATCGTGCAGATTGCCCAGCACGAAGCGCAGCGTGTTGCGCAGGCGGCGGTAGGCGTCAGCGATGCGCTTGAGCAGATTGTCGGAGATCGCGATCTCGCCCGAGTAGTCGGCACTGGCCACCCACAGGCGCAGAATGTCCGCGCCCAGCGTCTTCATGACCTGCTGCGGCGGCACGACGTTACCAGCGGACTTGCTCATCTTCCGGCCCTGCTCGTCCACCGTGAAGCCGTGCGTCAGCACCGCCCGATAGGGCGCGCGGCCGTGCATGGCCGAGCTGGTCAGCAGCGAGGACTGGAACCAGCCGCGGTGCTGGTCGGAACCCTCCAGATAGAGATCGGCGATGGCATCGCCCGGCTGCGAGCCGGTGGCCGGCCCGGCGCAGCGATGCACCACGCCACTATCGAACCAGACATCCAGGGTGTCGGTGCTGGCCTCGTAGCGGTCCTCGTCCACGCCCCAGTCGGCCGGCTTGGAACCGAACCAGGCTTCCAGCCCGTCGCGCTCCACGGCCTCGCCCACGCGCGCGAGCAACGCCGGGGTGTCGGGGTGCAGCTGCTGGGTTTCGCGGTCGATGAACACGGCCATCGGCACGCCCCAGGTGCGCTGGCGCGAGATGCACCAATCCGGGCGGCCGGCGACCATCGACTCGATGCGCGCCTGCCCCCAGCTCGGAATCCACTGCGTCTGCCGGATGGCCGCCAGCGCGGTATCGCGCAGGCCCTGCGCCTCCATGGAGACGAACCACTGCGGCGTGGCGCGGAAGATCAGCGGCGTCTTGTGCCGCCAGCAGTGCGGATAGCTGTGCTCGAAGGGCGTGTCGTGCAGCAAGCGGCCGGATTCGCGCAGCGCCTCCACGACGATCATGTCGGCCTTGCGCACGTGCTGGCCGCCGACCAGCGGCGCGCGCTCCAGAAATACGCCGTTGCCGGCCACCGGGTTATCGGTCTCCAGGCCGTAGCGCTGCCCGACAACGAAGTCGTCGGCGCCGTGGCCCGGGGCGGTGTGTACGATGCCGGTGCCGGCTTCCAGCGTGACGTGCTCGCCGCAGATAACGGGCACTTCGCGCTCGGCGAAGGGGTGCCGGGCCTTCAGGCCCTCCAGCGTGCCGCCGGCCGTGGTCGCGACCACTTCGGCGCTGGTGCCGGCGCGCGCGGCGACATCGTCCACCAGCTCGGCGGCGACGATGACGGGAGCGCCTTCGCCCACCTCGACCCAGGCATAGGCCAGCTCGGGGTGCACGCAGAGCGCCTGATTGGCGGGCAGCGTCCAGGGGGTCGTCGTCCAGATGACGAAGTCGACGGCCTCCGGCGCGGCGACGCCGAAGACCTCGGCCACGGCCGCCGGATCGGCGGCGGCAAAGCGCACGTCGATGGCCGTGGAGGTCTTGTCGGCGTACTCGACCTCGGCCTCGGCCAGGGAGGAGCCGCAATCCAGGCACCAGTGCACCGGCTTGAAGCCGCGCACGACATGGCCGCGCGCCACGATGTCCGCCAGTGCGCGCAGCTGCTCGGCCTCAAAGGCCGGGTGCATGGTCAGATAGGGATTGTCCCAGTCGGCGAGCACGCCCAGGCGCTCGAAGTCCGCGCGCTGACGCGCGACCTGCTCGGCGGCGTACTCGCGGCACTTGGCCCGGAAGCCGGCCGCGTCCAGCTTGTCGCCGACCTTGCCGTGCTTCTTCTCGACCTGCAGCTCGATGGGCAGGCCGTGACAATCCCACCCGGGTACAAAGGCGGCCTTACGACCGTCGAGCCGCTCGGACTTGACGATGATGTCCTTGAGGATCTTGTTGACGGCGTGGCCGATGTGGATATCGCCGTTGGCATAGGGCGGGCCGTCGACCAGCAGGAAGTCCGGGCGCCCGGCCGTATCGGCCTGGATGCGCTCGTAGAGCTTCTCGGCCTGCCAACGCTGCAGGCGTTCCGGCTCGCGCTGGGCGAGCTTGGCCTGCATCGCGAAGTCGGTCTGCGGCAGGTTGAGGGTGTGCTTGTAGTCGGGAGCTTCGCTCACGCTGAGAGTCCGAAGTACGCGCGCGCCTCGCTCACATCGGCGCGGATCTGCGCGGAAAGCGCATCGACCGAGTCGAAGCACTGCTCCGCGCGGATGAATTGATGGAAGTTGACCGTTAATTGTCGCCCATAGAGCGCGCCCGTGTCTGCCAGGGCGTGGGCTTCGAGTACCGGCCGCCCGCCGTCGACCGTGGGCCGCGTACCAAAGTTCGCCACGCCCGGCCACTCCCGGCCGTCGCAGCGCATCTGCACGGCGTAGACCCCGTGCCGCAACGCCAAGCGATCGCGGAAGCTCATATTGGCAGTAGCTGCTCCCAGATCGCGCCCGAGCTGACGCCCGCTGCGCACCACGCCGCTAAGGCTGTAGGCACGACCGAGCAGCAGTTCGGCGGTGGCGAGATCGCCCTCGCCCAGCGCGGTACGCAGCCTTGTGGAGCTGACGCGCTCGCCGCTGGCATGAACATCGCCCACCGTATCCACCGCGAAGCCGTGCGCCCTCCCGGCCGCTTCCAGCATCGCGACATCGCCGGCGCGCTTGGCGCCAAAGCGGAAATCGGCGCCCACCACCACCGCAGCCACACCGAGCTGCCCAATCAATACCTGATCGATGTAATCCTCCGCAGGAAAGCGTGCGAAGCGGCCGTCGAAACGAAGACAGGACCAGCGCGCTACGCCGAAGTCGGCCAGCGTCCGCGCTGTGTCGCGCAGCGGCTGCACGGCCGGCGGCGCATTGGCGGGATCGAACCAGGCTGCGGCACTCGGACGAAAACTTTGCACGCACATGGGCTGCCCGGTGGCCTCGGCTTGAGCCTTCAGCCGATCGAGCAGCGCCTGATGCCCGAGATGCACGCCATCGAAGTTGCCGATGGCGAGCACGCAGCCACGGTGCTCGGCGCGCAGATTGTGAAGGCCGCGAATGATCTCCATCTAGCAGTTCAGTAGATGCGTGCGGTAATGGCGAAGCTCGTTGATGGAATCGCGGATATCGTCCATGGCGCGATGCGAGGAGCCCTTCTTGACGCCGGCCGCCACCTGCGGCGCCCAGCGGCCTGCCAGCTCCTTGAGGGTGGAGACATCGATGTGCCGGTAGTGGAAATGGGCCTCAAGCTGAGGCATCAGCCGCGCCATGAAGCGTCGGTCCTGACAGATGCTGTTGCCGCACATCGGCGAGGCCCGCTCCGGGACCCAGCGCCGCAGGAAATCCAGGGTCTGCGCCTCAGCGTCTGCCTCGCTCAGCATCGAGGCACGCACGCGCTCGACCAGGCCCGAAATGTTGTGCTGGCGGGTATTCCAGGCGTCCATGCCATCGAGAACGGCCTCCTCCTGGTGGATCGCCAGCTCGGGGCCCTCCGCCACAATGTTGAGATCGCTGTCTGTGACGATGGTCGCGATCTCGATGATGCGGTCGTGCATCGTATCCAGCCCGCTCATTTCAAGATCGATCCAGATCAGTCGGCTTGCATCGGGCTGCGGCGTCATCGAGGGCCTGCGGGCAAAGGAAGGCGCAAAGCCTAGCAAAAGCGCCGCAGGCAGCGGCGCCGGTGGCCAACCGCGCCGACTCTCCGTACAGCCGACAATATCTGGCTTGCGGCCGTCGGTTTGCTAGGCTGAGGGCATGCAGGAAACCATCGCCATCGTCTTCGATTTCGACGATACCCTGGCCCCGGACACCACCTCGGGCTTTCTGGACTGGATCGGCATCGGCGACGTGGAGGCCTTCTGGGCCGACGAAGTCGCCCCGCTGGTGCGCGACGGCTGGGACCCGGTGCCGGCCTATATGTACGCCATGGTCGAGGCCGGGCGCACCGGCCGCTGCCGTCCGATCACGCGCCAGGCCCTGGCCGAGTGGGGGGCTCTAGCGCCGCTGCATACCGGCGTGCCCGGGCTATTCGAGCGGCTGCGCACGGCCGTGCACGCCGAGAACCCACGCGTGGCGCTGGAGTTCTACGTCATCTCCAGCGGTATCGGCGATGTGCTGCGCGCCACTTCCATCGCCGGCGATTTCACGGCCATCTGGAGCTCCGAGTTCCATTTCGGCGCCGACGGCGCGGCCTGCTTCCCGCGCCGCGTCGTCAGCTTTACCGACAAGACGCGCTATCTCTTCCACGTGCAGAAGGGCCTGATCGGCCCCGAGGCCGATGCCAACCCCTTTGCCGTCAACCGCCGCGTGGCCCCCGACAAGCTGCGTGTGCCGCTGTCGCACATGATCTTCGTCGGCGACGGCTACACCGACATTCCCTGCTTCTCGCTGCTGGAGCAGCAGGGCGGCACCCCCATCGCCGTCTACGATCCGCAGCGGCGCGACAAGTGGCGGCGCGCCTTCGACTTCGTGCGCGAGGGACGCGTGCGCACCCTGCATTCCGCGAACTACGACCCCGGTTCCGATCTCAGCAACAGCCTCGACATGGCGGTCAGCGCCATTGCGGGCGATCTGCGTCAGCACGCCGGCTGAGGCAGCCATTTCTTCAAGGAGGCCGATATGACCGAACTCAGCGAAAAGACCTGCAAGCCCTGCGAGGGCGGCGTCGATCCGCTTT of Algiphilus aromaticivorans DG1253 contains these proteins:
- a CDS encoding pilus assembly protein, producing the protein MSAGSILGTIKRGALGAMTAGLVWCGSAAAADIANVPLFLTQSVEPNILFIIDDSGSMHLEIGSLIEEGTGNDNRDKERRVFPRREGPGGNTALHNATPTFEDDNRWNYRLRSAAHNPLFYDPAVEYRPWVDWQGNELDPADPENVPIDPDRPNDDVRDLTEQLSEWTNWHDDDQDVDEETRSYWPITYFIYNGGDINDRDNYTRIEIRGDDLYIDGDERDDDELPSGRSIEDEIQNFANWYTYYRNRKNTARAGIGRAFLDLPDDIRVGFGRINSSNQTVDSEGGTDAVIKGVRAFDATARADFYDDLYGTSFGGGTPLRRALKGAGEYYERRDKRGPWSSTPGVSSDPDTQLECRRSYTMLMTDGEWGGGSPSVGNVDGENGPEITDGERTYQYTPQPPFEDDSSDMLADVAMEYWNRDLRDDLPNKVPTSETNPAFWQHMVTFTIGFGVSGDLDPETDLEALASGDLDWTDHRVDDLWHAAINGRGDYLNATRPDEFTEGVTKVLEDIILRERGSSSSIATNSTRLANDSEIYQARFDSSDWTGELIAFGLNSDGSVGDAKWNAATQLEAKGPDSRNIITSKPDGTAVAFEYAQLAAEQQTELGSAAVLNWLRGHRSDGDGFRNTGILGDIVNSDPAFSGNADFGFRQLGNDTQSSSYATYLSNRDVYPTVYVGANDGMLHAFNADTGEERFAYVPASIYDHLAELPQTGYQHRYYVDGSPKVFDAYVDSQWRTILIGTTGAGGRGIFALDVTDPTTFTASNVLFDLSDDDSDLADLGATIPKATVARLNDGHFWAIFGNGYGSDDGKAVLYMRNLTTDAVEVLDTETGDSGNPNGLSSPIPVDVDGDRVADRIYAGDLQGNLWRFDVDGNQNQWGFINAFKQGSTPKPLFTARDTDDNVQPITARPEVGRHPDGGVMVYFGTGTYFRDGDNTVSGSDPRHSFYGIRDQDAQVAGRSALLMQEITFEGTANFSGGGDDGMGTNQAKVRAVSGYEDASKTGGFYLDLISPHGFEGERVVAGAQLRFGRIVFTTLIPSTDPCSFGGSSWLMELDAFDGGSYGESIFDLNEDDNFDESDYVEVDENNETVMKPVSGLASEVGIVNKPSIITAGEVEYKYTSGSSGEVGVVKEISGSDLLGRQSWRELR
- a CDS encoding type IV pilin protein, whose product is MVNSARNRGFTLVEMLIVISIISILAAIAYPSYRSQVLKTQRTEAKTALADTAQRLERCYTQFNVYNDTDDCTIASTLSPAGTGSFDTEEGHYTITATALGASSFTLRAARKDGDDSRCGNFVLNHLGQRGSLGTIGSDANDCW
- a CDS encoding NAD(P)/FAD-dependent oxidoreductase — translated: MSPSASDVIVVGAGVIGMCTALELARAGWRVTIVERGEPGSESSWAGAGILAPLRPWRYPEAVWELCRDSLARYPALVEELRVASGIDAELLFCGARLHDPRDMARAREWHRAEGLLCADEAEGDREWLRMPWVTQIRNPRLLKALLRVLEQRGVVFRTRCVVTGLLQEGDRVQGVRAKSQDGQGSEERLLAGTVVVAAGAWSPEICAGAPRVEPVRGQMLLLRPRRRLPPGVWLLPEGYVVVRADGLCLLGATVERCGFDRAITTQARTALLAAAAPLGEALADAEILRQWAGLRPGIAGGVPVVGPDATRRGLWWNTGHFRNGLAMAPASAARLAAALQGETKAAATSSR
- the ispH gene encoding 4-hydroxy-3-methylbut-2-enyl diphosphate reductase; the protein is MKILLANPRGFCAGVDRAIEIVERALAAFGGPIYVRHEVVHNRFVVDDLRAKGAVFVEEVDEIPDGALCIFSAHGVSQAVRRAAEARDLTVFDATCPLVTKVHIEVTGYAREGREVILIGHAGHPEVEGTMGQFDESFGGRIMLVEKPDDVAQLDIRKPDRLAFVTQTTLSMDDTARIIDALRARFPQISGPRKDDICYATQNRQDAVRELAGRCDLVLVVGSSNSSNSNRLSELAADCGSCAYLIDGPDDISEDWFRNVAVVGVTAGASAPEVLVQQVVERLRALGGETVSEEAGVEEHVVFSMPRNLARAIEERSAALRSSG
- the lspA gene encoding signal peptidase II, translated to MRIRNAHWLWLSAALILLDQISKQLIHRQFDLYESVAVLPVFNIVHRRNTGVAFSMFSDSPQLFFVGLALAVSVGILIWLRRHPSDQPLVAVALCLILAGAIGNAIDRALRGYVVDFLDFHWAGWHFPAFNVADTAITIGAGLMILDAILDWRRSRAAGSTS
- the ileS gene encoding isoleucine--tRNA ligase; translation: MQAKLAQREPERLQRWQAEKLYERIQADTAGRPDFLLVDGPPYANGDIHIGHAVNKILKDIIVKSERLDGRKAAFVPGWDCHGLPIELQVEKKHGKVGDKLDAAGFRAKCREYAAEQVARQRADFERLGVLADWDNPYLTMHPAFEAEQLRALADIVARGHVVRGFKPVHWCLDCGSSLAEAEVEYADKTSTAIDVRFAAADPAAVAEVFGVAAPEAVDFVIWTTTPWTLPANQALCVHPELAYAWVEVGEGAPVIVAAELVDDVAARAGTSAEVVATTAGGTLEGLKARHPFAEREVPVICGEHVTLEAGTGIVHTAPGHGADDFVVGQRYGLETDNPVAGNGVFLERAPLVGGQHVRKADMIVVEALRESGRLLHDTPFEHSYPHCWRHKTPLIFRATPQWFVSMEAQGLRDTALAAIRQTQWIPSWGQARIESMVAGRPDWCISRQRTWGVPMAVFIDRETQQLHPDTPALLARVGEAVERDGLEAWFGSKPADWGVDEDRYEASTDTLDVWFDSGVVHRCAGPATGSQPGDAIADLYLEGSDQHRGWFQSSLLTSSAMHGRAPYRAVLTHGFTVDEQGRKMSKSAGNVVPPQQVMKTLGADILRLWVASADYSGEIAISDNLLKRIADAYRRLRNTLRFVLGNLHDFDPARDALAPEAMLPGDAEALREAEALQGALRRAYGARELHSVYQRLHNYCVVDLGGRYLDVLKDRLYTTGADSTARRSAQTALWHIGEALVRWIAPILSFTAEEAWEALPGSRDATVFAQSWWCFPEAPAASIDWVALRALRASAKKQLEEARTAGAIKGDLDAELRLWTDSPALITAMDALGEELRFWLLTSDVVVVDGREPEMQTHSLEGGGTLGVRVVRSEAEKCQRCWHRRADVGATTAHPGLCGRCVANVDGAGEHRRVI
- the ribF gene encoding bifunctional riboflavin kinase/FAD synthetase; protein product: MEIIRGLHNLRAEHRGCVLAIGNFDGVHLGHQALLDRLKAQAEATGQPMCVQSFRPSAAAWFDPANAPPAVQPLRDTARTLADFGVARWSCLRFDGRFARFPAEDYIDQVLIGQLGVAAVVVGADFRFGAKRAGDVAMLEAAGRAHGFAVDTVGDVHASGERVSSTRLRTALGEGDLATAELLLGRAYSLSGVVRSGRQLGRDLGAATANMSFRDRLALRHGVYAVQMRCDGREWPGVANFGTRPTVDGGRPVLEAHALADTGALYGRQLTVNFHQFIRAEQCFDSVDALSAQIRADVSEARAYFGLSA
- the orn gene encoding oligoribonuclease translates to MTPQPDASRLIWIDLEMSGLDTMHDRIIEIATIVTDSDLNIVAEGPELAIHQEEAVLDGMDAWNTRQHNISGLVERVRASMLSEADAEAQTLDFLRRWVPERASPMCGNSICQDRRFMARLMPQLEAHFHYRHIDVSTLKELAGRWAPQVAAGVKKGSSHRAMDDIRDSINELRHYRTHLLNC